In Humulus lupulus chromosome 6, drHumLupu1.1, whole genome shotgun sequence, a single genomic region encodes these proteins:
- the LOC133781870 gene encoding auxin-responsive protein SAUR21-like encodes MAFGLHGFVKGKKGLQRSLSGIKEAALSSKTIPKGYFAVYVGEEQKKRYVVPLSYLNEPAFQELLNMAEEEFGYDHPMGGLTIPCRDDIFIDLTSQLN; translated from the coding sequence ATGGCATTTGGATTGCATGGTTTTGTTAAGGGTAAGAAGGGTCTCCAAAGATCACTTTCAGGCATCAAAGAAGCTGCTTTGAGCTCCAAAACCATTCCAAAAGGCTACTTTGCAGTGTATGTTGGAGAGGAGCAAAAGAAGCGTTATGTAGTACCTCTTTCCTACCTAAACGAGCCTGCATTTCAAGAATTGCTAAACATGGCTGAAGAAGAATTCGGATATGATCATCCGATGGGCGGACTCACAATTCCCTGCAGAGATGATATCTTCATTGATCTCACTTCCCAGTTGAATTGA
- the LOC133781872 gene encoding auxin-induced protein 15A-like: MGFRFPSVVHAKKLIQRPFSSSKDVPKGYLAVYVGENRMKRFVIPLSYLNQPSFQDLLSQAEEEFGFDHPMGALTIPCREDAFIDLISRLNA, from the coding sequence ATGGGTTTTCGATTTCCAAGTGTAGTTCATGCTAAGAAGCTGATCCAGAGACCTTTTTCAAGTTCAAAAGATGTTCCAAAAGGGTATTTGGCTGTTTATGTTGGGGAAAACAGAATGAAGAGATTTGTGATCCCTTTATCATATTTGAACCAGCCATCATTCCAAGACTTGCTCAGTCAAGCTGAAGAAGAATTCGGATTCGATCATCCAATGGGAGCTCTTACAATTCCATGCAGAGAAGATGCCTTCATCGATCTTATTTCTCGCTTGAATGCCTAG
- the LOC133784824 gene encoding uncharacterized protein LOC133784824: MLPVIIHQNQGAFIKNRQLAHNILILQDILHGYTRKNISHRCVIKIDLSKAYDSIDWEFMEDILTAFCFPRRLIQWIMTCLTGSSYTLMLNGRLQGSFEGRKGLRQGDPISPLLFVLVMEYLTRLLKQASHHREFRFHPMCKHLQLVNLCFADDLILFCKGNIRSVQILFEGFSKFCHCSGLAANLSKSQIFFGGVAAEVKNIILRFVALGEGSFPLKYLGVSLRPTRWLVADCGEIIKKIQAMLHVWASRHLSFAGRTQLIFSALLGIRNYWMIIFMLPYSVIQEIYRLCRNFLRGAKNNRSKFHCSSWPQVCLPKVLGGLGFKEGSNWNKVLLAKYIWALSSKQDVLWVKWIDEVYLKGQSFWSYQLKPNVSWYWRKLCYLRETFYEMELGVSAVHGKLNLKVLFSSMLQRDPVGFAKAVWCSLSVPKHRFILWQSVLGHLLTRDNLARCQIDISSQLCPVCESVEESHKHLFFDCVFSTGLGAA, from the coding sequence ATGCTCCCTGTGATTATTCATCAAAATCAAGGAGCCTTTATAAAGAATAGACAGCTTGCTCATAATATTTTAATTCTTCAAGATATTCTCCATGGCTATACTAGGAAGAATATCTCTCACCGATGTGTGATAAAAATTGATCTCAGTAAGGCGTATGATTCTATTGATTGGGAATTTATGGAGGATATCTTGACAGCTTTTTGTTTTCCTAGAAGGCTTATTCAATGGATAATGACTTGCTTGACGGGTAGTTCTTATACTCTTATGTTAAATGGGAGATTACAAGGAAGTTTTGAAGGGAGGAAAGGATTAAGACAAGGAGACCCTATCTCTCCTCTGCTTTTTGTGCTGGTCATGGAGTATCTCACTAGACTTCTAAAGCAAGCTTCTCATCACAGAGAGTTTAGATTTCATCCCATGTGTAAGCATTTGCAGCTTGTTAATTTGTGTTTTGCGGATGATTTGATTCTGTTTTGTAAGGGGAATATTAGATCAGTTCAGATTTTATTTGAAGGTTTTTCGAAGTTTTGCCATTGTTCTGGTCTAGCAGCTAATCTGAGTAAATCCCAAATATTCTTTGGGGGTGTGGCAGCTGAGGTCAAGAATATTATTCTTAGGTTTGTTGCTCTTGGAGAGGGGAGTTTTCCTTTGAAGTATCTGGGGGTTTCTCTGAGGCCCACGAGATGGTTGGTTGCTGATTGTGGTGAGATAATCAAGAAAATTCAGGCTATGCTCCATGTTTGGGCGAGTAGACACTTATCTTTTGCGGGGAGAACTCAGCTGATTTTTTCTGCTTTGCTAGGCATTCGCAATTATTGGATGATTATTTTTATGCTTCCCTATAGTGTCATTCAAGAAATTTACAGGTTGTGTCGTAACTTCCTACGGGGAGCCAAAAACAATCGCAGCAAGTTCCATTGTTCCTCTTGGCCTCAGGTTTGCCTTCCTAAAGTGTTGGGTGGTCTGGGTTTTAAGGAGGGTTCTAATTGGAATAAAGTTCTTTTGGCTAAATATATTTGGGCTTTGTCTTCTAAGCAAGATGTATTATGGGTGAAATGGATTGATGAGGTCTATCTAAAAGGTCAGTCTTTCTGGTCTTATCAGCTGAAACCAAATGTTAGTTGGTATTGGCGTAAGTTATGCTACTTGAGAGAGACTTTTTATGAAATGGAATTGGGAGTTTCGGCTGTGCATGGTAAACTGAATTTGAAGGTTCTGTTTAGTAGCATGCTTCAGAGGGACCCGGTTGGTTTTGCTAAGGCAGTGTGGTGTAGTCTATCTGTCCCCAAGCATCGTTTTATACTTTGGCAATCAGTTCTTGGCCATTTACTGACTAGAGATAACTTGGCTCGGTGCCAAATTGATATTAGCTCTCAGCTTTGTCCGGTTTGTGAGAGTGTTGAGGAATCTCATAAGCACTTATTCTTTGACTGTGTTTTCTCAACAGGTTTGGGAGCTGCTTAA
- the LOC133781871 gene encoding auxin-responsive protein SAUR24-like, which produces MGFRFASLVHAKQLIQRPFSSTKDIPKGFLAVYVGGESRMKRFVIPVAYLNQPSFQDLLSQAEEEFGFDHPMGALTIPCTEDAFIHLISHLSS; this is translated from the coding sequence ATGGGTTTCCGCTTCGCTAGCTTAGTTCATGCCAAGCAACTCATTCAGAGGCCTTTTTCAAGCACAAAAGATATTCCAAAAGGCTTTCTAGCAGTTTACGTTGGAGGTGAGAGTAGAATGAAGAGATTTGTGATCCCTGTGGCATACTTGAACCAGCCATCATTCCAAGACTTGCTCAGTCAGGCCGAAGAAGAATTCGGATTCGATCATCCAATGGGAGCTCTTACAATTCCCTGCACAGAAGATGCCTTCATCCATCTTATTTCTCACTTGAGCTCCTAA
- the LOC133781869 gene encoding auxin-responsive protein SAUR21-like, whose product MAFGLPGFAKGKKALQRTLSGIKEADLKSKAIPKGYFVVYVGEEQKKRYVVPLAYLNEPAFQELLSMAEEKFGYDHPMGGITIPCREDMFIELTSQLN is encoded by the coding sequence ATGGCATTTGGATTGCCTGGTTTTGCTAAGGGTAAGAAGGCTCTCCAAAGAACACTTTCGGGCATCAAAGAAGCTGATTTGAAGTCCAAAGCCATCCCAAAAGGCTACTTTGTAGTCTATGTTGGAGAGGAGCAAAAGAAGCGATATGTAGTACCTCTTGCGTACCTAAATGAGCCTGCATTTCAAGAACTGCTAAGTATGGCTGAAGAAAAATTCGGATATGATCATCCGATGGGAGGCATCACAATTCCTTGCAGAGAAGACATGTTCATTGAACTCACTTCTCAGTTGAATTGA